The following are encoded together in the Thunnus albacares chromosome 7, fThuAlb1.1, whole genome shotgun sequence genome:
- the gtse1 gene encoding G2 and S phase-expressed protein 1, with protein sequence MDCRANSDVMFLPDEKFDFNVSLSPASSKGDEDEVFVDQVSHMERCVAVNMASRLKDGGDGMRVSWSPLTGDQLEAMCEEAHRLANLLQSSKPSQPHGVDDEIANKTSDATTDREQFAQDTEAKLGVIGQPANSSSPVKCQTSCVQESPMKQLPHVKQHQRGVCNHPATNAAASNHPATNAAASNHPATNAAASNHPATNAAASNRPATNTASSNRPATNAASSTRPVTNAAASNRPVTNAAASNRPVTNAAASNRPATNAASSTRPATKAAASTRPATKAAASTRSATKAAASTHPATNAAASTRPASTTRLSTSSPVVMVKAKPRTALRGNTAQGFGVVLPSKPAAPSTSCSANKNRVEKNRLQPPSKVAAGWRRSPNSCSSSRAESYEDLLSDSTSVASDISDSSLNSSLLGKRTLAPPTKSMRNPSGVKAPPLQRRRVTERKNTSSSSSSVSSFNSSLSLSPATGKPNSSTSLSSYTVPAPSSISKPANQNRQHRSNVCAAAEAVSSTAGRRSLSTQARKLSTPLKRAEATPLQPTSSKKVLERTASIPATASAHLQSGLKAKPKPQTLAPPTTSGIVRGVRHGDGVTSPDVSKMLMPKRLMSASSVDSVPQKSSAGSCRSLQVKARRPSALPTPLRSKMSAIPTTTPNNQTQPARLPTTSDPDHSVSASARRASSCSTWLFLCSPTPPDTQGAEPVDALDIQPFCLEEEEPPAAPPSTSPQPDHSESMDTGVLSQGESEPGRNLIELKTTEESESNSKTQEVLLFDLPAPTLQPQEKLLIDLTSTPNLIRTSNKTCTTTQQLIDLSSPLIKWSPEDKKENNAPLINLSF encoded by the exons ATGGACTGTCGAGCTAACAGCG ATGTGATGTTTCTGCCCGATGAAAAGTTTGATTTCAATGTGTCTCTGTCACCTGCCAG ctccaaaggtgatgaagatgaggtGTTTGTGGATCAGGTCAGCCATATGGAGAGGTGCGTCGCTGTTAACATGGCATCTCGGCTCAAGGACGGAGGTGATGGCATGCGGGTGAGCTGGAGCCCGCTGACTGGAGATCAGCTGGAGGCCATGTGTGAGGAAGCTCACAGACTGGCCAACCTCCTGCAGAGCAGCAAGCCAAGCCAGCCACATGGCGTTGATGACGAGATAGCCAACAAGACCAGCGATGCTACAACTGACAGGGAGCAGTTTGCCCAGGACACTGAGGCTAAACTGGGTGTGATTGGTCAGCCAGCCAATTCATCCAGTCCCGTCAAATGCCAGACTTCCTGTGTGCAGGAGAGTCCCATGAAGCAGCTGCCGCACGTCAAACAGCACCAGAGAGGAGTCTG CAACCACCCTGCCACCAACGCAGCTGCATCCAACCACCCAGCCACCAACGCAGCTGCATCCAACCACCCTGCCACCAACGCAGCTGCATCCAACCACCCTGCCACCAACGCAGCTGCATCCAACCGCCCTGCCACCAACACAGCTTCATCCAACCGCCCTGCCACCAACGCAGCTTCATCCACCCGCCCTGTAACCAACGCAGCTGCATCCAACCGCCCTGTAACCAACGCAGCTGCATCCAACCGCCCTGTAACCAACGCAGCTGCATCCAACCGCCCTGCTACCAACGCAGCTTCATCCACCCGCCCTGCCACTAAAGCAGCTG CATCCACCCGCCCTGCCA CCAAAGCAGCTGCATCCACCCGCTCTGCCACCAAAGCAGCTGCATCCACCCACCCAGCTACCAACGCAGCTGCATCCACCCGCCCTGCTTCCACCACTAGACTCAGCACCTCCAGCCCTGTGGTCATGGTCAAGGCTAAGCCCAGGACAGCGTTGCGAGGAAACACCGCGCAGGGCTTTGGTGTTGTGCTGCCGAGTAAACCAGCTGCCCCTTCGACTTCCTGTTCAGCCAACAAGAACAGAGTGGAGAAAAACAGACTGCAACCACCGAGCAAA GTGGCGGCAGGTTGGAGAAGGAGCCCAAACTCTTGTTCCTCCAGTAGAGCGGAGTCATATGAGGATCTTCTGTCCGATTCGACAAGCGTGGCCTCTGATATCAGCGACTCCTCCCTGAACTCCAGCCTGCTGGGAAAACGCACATTGGCTCCACCCACCAAG AGTATGAGGAACCCATCAGGTGTGAAAGCTCCGCCCCTTCAGAGAaggagagtgacagagagaaagaacacGTCCTCGTCCTCATCCTCAGTGTCGAGCTTCAACTCCAGCCTGTCTCTGTCCCCCGCTACAG GTAAACCAAACTCCTCTACTAGTCTGAGCAGCTACACTGTCCCCGCCCCCAGCAGCATCAGCAAACCTGCCAATCAGAACAGGCAGCACCGCTCTAatgtctgtgctgctgcagagGCTGTGTCTTCCACCGCTGGCCGCCGCTCGCTGTCCACCCAGGCCAGGAAGTTGTCTACACCACTGAAGAGAGCTGAGGCCACACCCCTCCAGCCCACGTCTTCCAAAAAAGTTTTGGAGAGGACCGCCTCCATCCCTGCCACTGCCTCAGCCCATCTGCAGAGTGGACTGAAGGCCAAACCCAAACCTCAGACCCTGGCCCCACCGACAACCAGTGGAATAGTCAGAGGAGTCCGCCATGGAGACG GTGTTACATCCCCAGATGTCTCAAAGATGTTGATGCCAAAGAGGCTGATGTCAGCGAGCAGCGTGGACAG TGTTCCTCAGAAATCCTCTGCTGGCAGCTGCAGGTCGCTGCAGGTGAAAGCTCGTCGTCCCTCTGCCCTCCCCACCCCGCTGAGAAGCAAGATGTCTGCCATCCCCACCACCACGCCCAACAACCAGACCCAACCCGCAAGGCTTCCAACCACCTCTGACCCTGATCACTCTGTCTCCGCTTCGGCCAGGAGAGCGAGCAGCTGCAG TACATGGTTGTTTCTGTGTAGCCCCACCCCACCAGATACACAGGGGGCAGAGCCTGTTGATGCCCTGGACATCCAGCCCTTCtgtctggaggaggaagagcccCCGGCTGCCCCGCCCTCCACTTCTCCACAGCCCGACCATTCAGAGAGCATGGATACTGGAGTACTGAGTCAGGGCGAATCAGAGCCCGGCAGAAATCTGATTGAATTGAAGACTACTGAGGAGAGCGAGAGCAACAGCAAGACacaggag GTTCTCCTGTTCGATCTTCCAGCTCCGACACTACAGCCTCAAGAGAAACTGCTCATCGACCTGACCAGCACCCCCAACCTCATCCGAACCAGCAACAAGACCTGCACCACAACCCAG cagcTGATCGACCTGAGCTCTCCGCTCATCAAGTGGAGTCCAGAAGACAAGAAGGAGAACAACGCTCCACTCATCAACCTGTCCTTCTGA
- the LOC122985362 gene encoding hatching enzyme 1.2-like has product MAFLKYTLSFLILLVVSDCSWAEEKQLSVSELLWRANKDVVRTEKEPFVLDDIAYDNKNERNADPCTSEDCMWSKSADGNIYVPYVIAGHYSPRERAIIERGLESFSSVSCIRFVERDAQRDYLSIQSDNGCYSYVGRRGYAQTVSLDRSGCLYHNTVQHELLHALGFNHEQCRSDRDQHIRVLWENIMPGLAYAFDKINTLNQNTPYDYNSVMQYHRYAFSANSKPTMQPIPNANVEFGTGTQMSKNDILRLNRLYKC; this is encoded by the exons ATGGCTTTCTTGAAGTACACGCTCAGTTTCCTGATCCTCCTTGTGGTCTCCGACTGCTCCTGGGCTGAAGAGAAG CAACTATCTGTGTCTGAGCTGCTGTGGAGGGCCAACAAGGATGTTG TGCGTACGGAGAAAGAGCCCTTTGTTCTGGATGACATTgcttatgacaataaaaatgagagaaacGCTGATCCCTGCACCTCCGAGGACTGCATGTGGAGCAAATCTGCTGACGGAAATATCTATGTGCCCTATGTGATTGCTGGACATTACT CACCTCGTGAACGCGCCATCATCGAGCGTGGCCTGGAGTCCTTCTCCAGTGTCTCTTGCATTCGCTTCGTTGAACGCGACGCCCAGAGAGACTACCTGAGCATCCAGTCCGACAACGG CTGTTACTCCTATGTTGGCCGCCGTGGTTACGCTCAGACAGTGTCTCTGGACCGTAGTGGCTGCCTCTACCACAACACTGTCCAGCATGAGCTGCTCCACGCCCTCGGCTTCAACCACGAACAGTGCCGCTCTGACAGGGACCAGCACATCCGAGTCCTGTGGGAGAACATCATGCCCG gTTTGGCGTACGCCTTTGACAAGATCAACACTCTGAACCAGAACACTCCCTACGACTACAACTCTGTCATGCAGTACCACAG GTATGCCTTCTCTGCAAACAGTAAGCCCACTATGCAGCCCATCCCCAATGCAAATGTTGAATTTGGCACTGGCACCCAGATGAGCAAGAACGACATCCTCAGACTGAACAGGCTGTACAAGTGTTAA